One window of the Gloeomargarita sp. SKYB120 genome contains the following:
- a CDS encoding SaoD/DsrE family protein, with protein MKVAYVFTHPRCGTYKLGQMILPQLEAGVHGVQVVGMFFFDDNCFVLRKGDPIGERLAKIAQEQNILLMMRDMCALERNLAEGEPRWCNSDGTGRTEPAVCKPKDTVAGVTVGCFPDLYAALQGNPPDQVITL; from the coding sequence ATGAAGGTTGCCTACGTGTTTACCCATCCCCGTTGTGGGACCTACAAGTTGGGGCAAATGATTCTTCCCCAACTAGAAGCAGGGGTGCATGGGGTGCAGGTGGTGGGGATGTTTTTCTTTGATGACAACTGCTTTGTCCTACGCAAAGGGGACCCAATTGGGGAACGGCTCGCCAAAATTGCCCAGGAACAAAACATCCTGCTGATGATGCGCGATATGTGCGCTCTGGAGCGAAATCTGGCCGAAGGGGAACCGCGCTGGTGCAACTCCGATGGGACGGGTCGCACAGAACCGGCAGTTTGCAAACCCAAAGATACCGTTGCCGGCGTCACGGTGGGATGTTTCCCAGACCTGTACGCAGCGTTACAGGGCAATCCCCCGGACCAAGTGATTACGTTGTAG
- the mnmA gene encoding tRNA 2-thiouridine(34) synthase MnmA, whose protein sequence is MTKERVVVGMSGGVDSSTAAAYLVHQGYEVIGLTLWLMPGKGQCCSEGLVDAARVCAQLNIPHHVVDMREVFRGQIMDYLVQGYSQGTTPLPCSQCNRWVKFGPMLQYARETWGIERIATGHYARITYNADTKRYELRRAVDRRKDQSYFLYTLEQEHLAATLFPLGDFTKAQTRALAAQYGLATAEKPESQDLCLIEAYGSMRAFLDRYLPPKPGEIVNRQGQVLGHHTGVHHYTIGQRRGLGIAAPEPLYVLALDAPNNRVIVGTREEALSPGCLVHRLNWVSIAPPTTPLAAQVQIRYQAPAVDCWVVPQANDTVEVKFAEPQFGVTPGQAAVFYRDDLLLGGGIIRSATDKSLES, encoded by the coding sequence ATGACGAAAGAACGGGTCGTGGTCGGCATGTCGGGGGGCGTGGATAGCTCTACCGCTGCCGCCTATTTGGTCCACCAGGGCTATGAGGTCATTGGCTTGACCCTGTGGTTGATGCCGGGCAAGGGGCAATGCTGTAGCGAAGGACTGGTGGATGCAGCCCGCGTTTGCGCCCAGTTGAACATTCCCCACCACGTGGTGGATATGCGCGAGGTCTTCCGGGGCCAGATCATGGACTATCTCGTGCAGGGTTACAGCCAGGGTACAACGCCCTTGCCCTGTTCCCAATGCAACCGCTGGGTGAAATTTGGCCCCATGTTGCAATACGCGCGGGAGACCTGGGGGATTGAGCGCATCGCCACCGGTCATTACGCCCGCATCACCTACAACGCCGACACGAAGCGCTACGAACTCCGCCGCGCGGTGGACCGCCGCAAGGACCAGTCCTACTTTCTCTACACGCTGGAGCAGGAGCATCTGGCGGCTACCCTGTTTCCCCTGGGCGACTTCACCAAGGCCCAAACCCGCGCGCTAGCGGCGCAATACGGGTTGGCAACGGCGGAAAAGCCAGAGAGCCAGGATCTGTGTCTCATTGAAGCCTACGGATCCATGCGGGCTTTCTTGGACCGGTATTTGCCGCCCAAGCCAGGGGAAATTGTCAATCGCCAGGGGCAAGTGCTGGGTCATCATACGGGCGTGCATCACTACACGATTGGGCAACGGCGAGGCTTAGGGATTGCCGCGCCGGAACCCCTGTACGTCCTGGCGCTGGATGCCCCCAATAACCGGGTGATCGTGGGCACGCGGGAAGAAGCCTTATCGCCAGGTTGTCTGGTGCATCGCCTGAACTGGGTGAGCATTGCCCCGCCCACGACGCCCCTGGCTGCCCAGGTGCAAATCCGTTATCAAGCGCCGGCGGTGGACTGCTGGGTGGTGCCACAAGCAAATGACACGGTGGAAGTAAAATTTGCTGAACCCCAATTTGGCGTGACGCCTGGACAAGCCGCCGTTTTTTATCGCGACGACCTGCTGCTAGGCGGTGGCATCATTCGCAGCGCCACTGATAAATCACTTGAGTCCTGA
- the bchM gene encoding magnesium protoporphyrin IX methyltransferase: MTSLPPMEDKAIVKSYFEGVGFERWRNIYGTGQVNRVQADIRVGHQQTIDTVLRWLPEDLTGITIADVGCGVGSLALPLAERGAKVWAGDISVKMVQEAQNQARRYRSAQGRFLDQNIEFAVADLEDLRGTYDVVICLDVLIHYPAPRAQQMLQHLARCARQRLIFSFAPQTPFYSLLKKIGGLFPGASKTTRAYLHPEPLMTQTLTEQGWQLQNRAQISTRFYFARLLDFTRGAGN, translated from the coding sequence ATGACCTCGTTGCCGCCTATGGAGGACAAGGCAATTGTCAAGAGCTACTTTGAGGGGGTGGGCTTTGAGCGCTGGCGCAACATTTACGGCACCGGCCAGGTGAACCGGGTCCAGGCGGACATTCGCGTTGGGCATCAACAGACGATTGACACAGTGCTCCGCTGGTTGCCCGAGGATTTAACGGGAATCACCATTGCCGATGTCGGGTGTGGGGTTGGCAGTCTAGCGTTGCCGCTTGCCGAACGGGGCGCCAAGGTCTGGGCCGGCGATATCTCGGTCAAGATGGTACAAGAAGCCCAAAACCAAGCCCGGCGTTACCGCAGTGCCCAGGGACGCTTTCTCGACCAAAACATCGAGTTTGCTGTGGCGGATTTGGAGGACTTACGGGGCACCTACGACGTGGTCATTTGCTTAGACGTTCTGATTCACTACCCAGCGCCGCGCGCCCAGCAGATGCTCCAGCACTTGGCCCGGTGTGCCCGCCAGCGTTTGATATTCAGCTTCGCGCCCCAGACCCCCTTCTACAGTCTGCTCAAAAAAATTGGCGGCCTTTTCCCCGGCGCCAGTAAAACCACCCGTGCTTATTTGCACCCGGAACCCCTGATGACACAAACCCTGACGGAACAGGGTTGGCAATTGCAGAATCGCGCTCAAATCAGCACGCGCTTTTACTTCGCCCGGCTGTTGGATTTCACCCGAGGGGCTGGTAATTGA
- a CDS encoding SDR family oxidoreductase — protein MLQGKVVVVVGATGGIGRAVVQRLQPLGAKLVLAARHSERLQALGVPGALCIPTDITVPVQVEQLMSQAVHTFGRIDVLVNAAGAGVFKSWDKLTPEDLASQLAVNLQGNFYAMQAAAQVMKTQRSGHICNVIGILGKHTMPLAAAYCASKFGAVGFSKVLADELRRYNIKVTLFYFGGVDTPFWDNITLKVDRSKMLRPETAADAIVYALQMEPAAVPMEVNIQPESHLFI, from the coding sequence ATGCTACAGGGCAAGGTTGTAGTGGTTGTCGGAGCAACTGGGGGAATTGGTCGGGCGGTTGTGCAGCGGTTGCAGCCCCTGGGCGCCAAGTTGGTGCTGGCGGCGCGACACAGCGAACGGTTGCAGGCGCTAGGGGTGCCAGGAGCCTTGTGCATTCCCACCGACATTACGGTGCCGGTCCAGGTAGAGCAACTCATGTCCCAAGCTGTTCACACCTTTGGCCGGATTGACGTACTGGTGAATGCAGCGGGAGCGGGTGTATTTAAGTCTTGGGACAAGCTAACGCCGGAGGATTTGGCAAGTCAATTGGCGGTGAATTTGCAAGGGAATTTCTATGCAATGCAGGCAGCCGCCCAGGTGATGAAAACCCAACGCTCCGGTCACATTTGCAACGTGATTGGTATTTTGGGCAAACACACCATGCCGTTGGCGGCGGCCTACTGTGCGTCCAAGTTTGGGGCGGTCGGCTTCAGTAAAGTCCTAGCAGACGAACTGCGCCGCTACAACATCAAAGTCACTCTGTTTTACTTTGGCGGTGTGGATACCCCCTTTTGGGACAACATTACGCTCAAGGTGGACCGCAGTAAAATGCTCCGGCCTGAAACCGCCGCCGATGCGATTGTTTATGCCCTGCAAATGGAGCCGGCTGCTGTGCCGATGGAGGTGAACATTCAACCGGAAAGTCATCTGTTCATTTGA
- a CDS encoding thioredoxin domain-containing protein, whose protein sequence is MVRWVLAVAAVLLASVLFWAMRGQQAAVSLATLAAQSVPLEVALANDRPTMIEFYADWCQTCQQMAKEVQALETQYREQVNFVFLNVDNPRWLPELLQYEVEGVPRFIFLDRENHVVGDAVGLQPLTVMNANLSALVQHQPLPFVRAGHVSPLNPSAPKPVVEPLTHGMPVQ, encoded by the coding sequence ATGGTGCGGTGGGTGTTGGCGGTCGCAGCCGTACTGCTAGCGAGTGTCCTGTTCTGGGCTATGCGGGGACAGCAGGCGGCGGTTTCCCTGGCTACGCTGGCTGCCCAATCGGTTCCCCTGGAGGTGGCCCTGGCCAATGACCGGCCCACGATGATCGAGTTCTACGCCGATTGGTGCCAGACCTGCCAGCAGATGGCCAAGGAGGTACAGGCGTTGGAGACCCAGTACCGCGAGCAGGTGAACTTTGTCTTCCTGAACGTGGATAATCCCCGCTGGCTTCCCGAGCTATTGCAGTACGAAGTAGAGGGCGTGCCGCGCTTTATTTTTCTCGACCGAGAGAACCACGTGGTCGGAGATGCGGTCGGTTTGCAACCCTTGACCGTCATGAACGCGAACCTATCCGCCCTGGTCCAGCATCAACCCTTGCCCTTTGTGCGCGCCGGCCATGTGTCCCCCCTGAACCCCTCAGCGCCCAAGCCAGTAGTAGAACCCCTAACCCATGGGATGCCCGTTCAGTAG
- a CDS encoding response regulator transcription factor, with translation MAPHVLLVDDEPGLRQAVQAYLEDSGFVVTTAPNAQVAWELLQQQRPDIVVSDIMMPQVNGYEFLRQLRDDPRFHHLPVIFLTARGLTKDRIAGFRAGVDAYIPKPFDPEELVAVIENLLRKQETPPPDVAQQLAEIKALLTQQGNLPRKEPLDIDLTPRERSVLELLAQGLMNKEIAHRLDTSVRNVEKYVSRLFSKTGTNSRTELVRFALEHGLAK, from the coding sequence ATGGCTCCCCACGTGCTTTTGGTGGACGACGAACCCGGTCTCCGGCAAGCAGTGCAGGCTTACCTGGAAGACAGTGGTTTTGTCGTAACCACGGCCCCCAACGCCCAAGTCGCCTGGGAGCTGTTGCAACAGCAGCGGCCTGACATTGTGGTGTCCGACATCATGATGCCCCAGGTGAACGGCTATGAATTTCTCAGGCAATTGCGCGATGACCCCCGTTTTCACCACCTGCCGGTGATTTTTTTAACGGCGCGGGGGCTGACCAAGGACCGGATTGCTGGGTTTCGGGCGGGTGTGGACGCCTACATTCCCAAGCCCTTTGACCCGGAGGAACTGGTGGCAGTCATTGAAAATCTGCTGCGCAAGCAGGAAACCCCGCCGCCGGATGTCGCCCAACAACTGGCGGAAATCAAGGCGCTGTTGACCCAGCAGGGAAATCTTCCCCGCAAGGAACCCCTGGATATTGACCTGACGCCCCGCGAGCGCAGCGTGTTGGAACTTCTGGCCCAGGGCTTGATGAACAAGGAAATCGCCCACCGGTTGGATACCAGCGTCCGCAACGTGGAGAAGTACGTGAGTCGCCTGTTTAGCAAAACCGGCACCAACAGCCGTACGGAACTGGTGCGTTTCGCGCTGGAGCATGGGCTGGCGAAGTAG
- a CDS encoding FHA domain-containing protein has product MEETIYVRLTWNDPQTGAVTQHTYSPPIALGREYEQMPSHVGGKAVNRVVLPDPQVSRYHALITSSGGQVILTDRSANGTELNGERLHQTSRVLQSQDVLRLGSHRITVTLTTTSDPDATHIHAPTTAAPVTVVPKRSVQYSGLMILLALALVIVAAAAALTLVTTLLERFRPKPTSMSYLFIHLAR; this is encoded by the coding sequence ATGGAAGAAACCATCTACGTGCGGTTGACCTGGAACGACCCCCAAACGGGTGCGGTGACCCAGCACACCTACAGCCCGCCGATTGCCCTTGGACGGGAGTACGAGCAGATGCCCAGTCATGTGGGGGGGAAAGCGGTGAACCGGGTGGTGTTGCCGGACCCCCAAGTTTCGCGATATCACGCCCTGATTACCAGCAGCGGCGGCCAGGTGATTTTGACTGACCGCAGCGCCAACGGCACCGAACTCAACGGGGAACGGCTCCACCAAACCAGTCGCGTCCTGCAGAGCCAGGATGTTCTGCGCCTTGGCAGCCATCGCATCACGGTGACCTTGACCACCACCAGTGACCCCGACGCCACCCACATCCATGCCCCAACGACCGCTGCTCCCGTCACTGTCGTCCCCAAACGGTCGGTTCAGTATTCGGGGTTGATGATTCTCCTGGCGTTAGCCCTGGTCATTGTGGCGGCGGCGGCAGCTCTGACACTCGTGACCACGCTGTTGGAGCGCTTTCGACCGAAGCCCACCTCCATGTCCTACCTGTTTATCCATCTGGCCCGATGA
- a CDS encoding phosphomannose isomerase type II C-terminal cupin domain, whose product MNPNPRKTVPPLPSTRTTVPPVPTAAGLPPAPATELRPWGSFTVLEEGKNYKIKRIEVKPGHRLSLQMHYHRSEHWIVVSGTAKVTCGDKEILLNTNESTFVPPCTPHRLENPGLIDLVLIEVQNGQYLGEDDIVRFQDDYARVPNTSSEANTSHPPTS is encoded by the coding sequence ATGAACCCTAACCCTCGAAAAACGGTGCCCCCGCTTCCTAGCACGCGTACCACTGTCCCACCAGTGCCCACGGCTGCTGGTTTACCACCAGCTCCTGCGACTGAGCTACGTCCCTGGGGGAGCTTCACTGTTCTGGAGGAGGGCAAAAACTACAAAATCAAGCGCATCGAGGTCAAGCCAGGTCACCGGCTCAGTCTGCAAATGCACTACCATCGCAGCGAGCACTGGATTGTAGTCTCCGGCACGGCGAAAGTCACCTGCGGCGATAAGGAAATCCTGCTCAATACCAACGAATCCACCTTTGTTCCCCCCTGCACCCCGCACCGTTTGGAAAATCCAGGATTGATTGACCTCGTGCTCATTGAAGTACAAAACGGTCAGTACCTAGGCGAGGACGACATTGTGCGCTTTCAGGATGACTATGCCCGCGTGCCCAACACCAGCTCCGAAGCCAATACGAGCCACCCGCCAACCAGTTAA
- a CDS encoding CHASE2 domain-containing serine/threonine-protein kinase, with product MLVEGKAWRRWWGWPAVVGGIVAGALVTGIRLAGALQNLELALYDQMVRWRPAEPPDKRVVVVEITETDIQRLKQWPLRDRVLVEALRLLLAARPRVIGVDLYRDIPQEPGTADLHALLAREPRVITVCKLGDARSPGIKPPPVIPVGAIAQRVGFADMVVDPGGTVRRALLGVQPEAGSPCPTPNALGVQTALRFLAAEGIQPQQAPDGTIRLGRATFHRLTSHSGPYQGLDDRGYQVWLNYRGPRRAVEQVTLGELLAQQVPPALIQDRLALIGVTAASAKDDFYTPYSAGLTEDQKMAGVVIHGQIASQILSAALDGRTLIWDWPEGVEILWIFLWAGVGGFLARRWRHPVPLLLSLTSAGLGVTVMALVWFRFGGWIPLAPPVLGLLASGMGVLAYTVYETDRQHRLVAAKVAQQQEQITLLQTMLESTQLTGEGYLGATVVVPTRSETRRLAGRYQVVRILGEGGFGRTYLAQDTQRPGQPQCVVKQLKPGRSDPQFLQVARRLFQTEAEILEVLGRHRQIPQLLAYFEENQEFYLVQEYIEGTSLDKELVLGQKRDQTYTLALLRGILEVLAFVHEHKVIHRDIKPANIIRRAKDQRLVLIDFGAVKQMRPVTGETEYTVAVGTRGYAPVEQMGGRPQLNSDIYAVGMIAIQALTGIHPRDLEFDANTGLPVWRPHAQVDPRLADILDKMVAYFYTERYPTALDVLRDLRALP from the coding sequence ATGCTGGTCGAGGGAAAAGCCTGGCGTCGCTGGTGGGGTTGGCCTGCTGTTGTCGGCGGCATAGTGGCTGGGGCCTTGGTGACCGGCATCCGTTTGGCTGGCGCCCTTCAGAACCTGGAGTTAGCTCTCTACGACCAGATGGTGCGCTGGCGTCCGGCAGAGCCCCCTGACAAACGGGTGGTGGTGGTGGAAATTACCGAGACAGATATTCAACGGCTCAAGCAATGGCCTCTGCGGGACCGAGTGCTAGTCGAGGCGCTGCGGTTGCTTTTGGCGGCTCGGCCTCGAGTGATCGGGGTGGACCTGTACCGCGACATTCCTCAGGAACCGGGCACGGCGGACTTGCACGCGCTGCTAGCACGGGAACCACGGGTGATCACGGTGTGTAAGTTGGGGGATGCCAGGAGTCCGGGGATCAAACCGCCCCCGGTGATTCCCGTCGGAGCCATCGCCCAGCGGGTGGGATTTGCCGATATGGTGGTGGACCCTGGCGGCACCGTGCGCCGCGCCTTGCTAGGTGTACAGCCTGAAGCGGGGTCGCCCTGTCCGACGCCCAATGCCCTAGGGGTGCAGACGGCGCTCCGGTTTCTGGCAGCCGAGGGTATCCAACCCCAGCAAGCGCCCGATGGCACGATTCGCTTGGGACGGGCGACTTTTCACCGCTTGACCTCCCACAGCGGGCCGTACCAGGGTCTCGATGACCGGGGCTACCAGGTGTGGTTGAACTACCGGGGTCCACGGCGAGCCGTTGAGCAAGTGACGCTGGGGGAATTGCTGGCCCAGCAGGTGCCACCGGCGTTGATTCAAGACCGCCTTGCCCTGATTGGGGTTACCGCTGCCAGCGCCAAGGATGACTTCTACACCCCCTACAGCGCGGGTTTGACCGAGGACCAAAAGATGGCGGGGGTGGTCATCCACGGCCAAATTGCCAGCCAGATTCTCAGCGCCGCCCTGGATGGTCGCACCTTGATTTGGGATTGGCCGGAGGGCGTGGAAATCCTGTGGATTTTTCTGTGGGCTGGCGTGGGAGGCTTCCTGGCGCGGCGGTGGCGGCATCCCGTCCCGCTGCTGCTGAGTCTGACTAGTGCTGGGCTAGGTGTTACGGTCATGGCCCTGGTTTGGTTCCGTTTCGGGGGTTGGATTCCCCTGGCGCCGCCGGTATTGGGCCTGCTGGCTAGCGGCATGGGCGTGCTTGCCTACACCGTCTACGAAACCGACCGGCAACATCGGCTGGTGGCGGCTAAAGTAGCCCAGCAACAGGAGCAGATCACCCTGCTGCAAACCATGCTGGAATCCACCCAGCTAACGGGAGAGGGGTATCTCGGGGCGACGGTTGTCGTGCCTACCCGTAGCGAGACGAGGCGTTTGGCCGGGCGGTATCAGGTGGTGCGCATTCTGGGAGAAGGAGGCTTTGGCCGCACCTATTTGGCGCAGGATACCCAGCGACCCGGGCAGCCCCAATGCGTCGTCAAGCAGCTCAAACCCGGTCGTTCCGACCCCCAATTTCTGCAGGTGGCTCGGCGGTTGTTCCAGACGGAGGCGGAAATTCTCGAGGTGTTGGGGCGGCACCGGCAGATTCCCCAGCTCCTGGCCTATTTCGAGGAGAACCAGGAGTTCTACCTGGTGCAAGAATACATCGAAGGCACCAGTTTAGATAAGGAATTGGTTCTCGGCCAAAAGCGAGACCAGACCTACACACTGGCCCTGCTGCGGGGGATTTTGGAGGTGCTGGCCTTTGTCCACGAACACAAGGTCATCCACCGGGACATCAAACCGGCCAATATCATCCGGCGGGCCAAGGACCAGCGATTGGTGTTGATTGACTTTGGGGCGGTCAAACAGATGCGACCGGTGACGGGAGAGACGGAATACACCGTGGCTGTCGGTACGCGGGGATACGCGCCAGTGGAACAAATGGGCGGACGGCCCCAGTTAAATAGCGACATCTATGCGGTGGGGATGATTGCCATTCAGGCCCTGACCGGGATACACCCCCGCGATTTGGAGTTTGATGCGAATACGGGCTTGCCCGTGTGGCGGCCCCATGCCCAGGTGGACCCGCGCCTGGCCGATATCCTAGACAAAATGGTGGCCTACTTCTACACGGAGCGCTATCCTACCGCCTTGGATGTCCTGCGGGATTTGCGAGCGCTGCCTTGA
- the tpiA gene encoding triose-phosphate isomerase, producing the protein MAVIAGNWKMYKTRSEALAYVQEFGPLVADTDREVVLCAPFTALAALVDQLPARIALGAQNVHWEAEGAYTGEISPPMLTDLGVQYVIIGHSERRQYFGETDERVNLRLKAAQRFGLIPILCVGETLEQREQGLTEAHILAQLAQALVGVNVSRLVIAYEPIWAIGTGNTCPAEEANRVIGLIRKEVTLLQQVAQQTPERVQILYGGSVRPDNIDELMAMPEIDGVLVGSASLDPHSFARIVNYQPLG; encoded by the coding sequence ATGGCGGTCATCGCGGGCAACTGGAAGATGTACAAAACCCGAAGCGAAGCGCTGGCCTACGTGCAGGAATTCGGGCCGCTGGTGGCGGATACGGACCGGGAAGTAGTCCTGTGTGCGCCCTTTACGGCCTTGGCGGCGCTGGTGGACCAATTGCCCGCCAGGATTGCTCTCGGTGCCCAAAACGTCCACTGGGAGGCAGAAGGGGCTTACACGGGTGAAATCAGCCCGCCTATGCTGACGGATTTGGGGGTGCAGTACGTCATCATTGGCCACAGCGAGCGGCGGCAGTATTTCGGGGAAACGGACGAGCGGGTCAATCTCCGGCTCAAAGCGGCCCAGCGCTTCGGGCTGATTCCCATTCTCTGCGTCGGTGAGACCCTGGAGCAACGGGAGCAGGGGCTAACGGAAGCCCATATCCTGGCGCAACTGGCCCAGGCGCTGGTGGGGGTGAACGTCTCGCGCTTGGTTATCGCCTACGAACCGATTTGGGCCATCGGCACCGGCAACACCTGTCCCGCTGAAGAGGCCAACCGGGTAATTGGCCTGATTCGCAAGGAAGTCACCCTGCTGCAACAGGTGGCTCAGCAAACGCCCGAGCGAGTGCAGATCCTCTACGGCGGTTCGGTCAGGCCCGACAATATTGATGAGTTGATGGCCATGCCGGAGATTGACGGCGTGCTCGTCGGCAGCGCCAGTTTAGACCCCCACAGCTTTGCCCGCATCGTCAATTACCAGCCCCTCGGGTGA
- the acsF gene encoding magnesium-protoporphyrin IX monomethyl ester (oxidative) cyclase — MVTTPSAQTLAELRPGIKAPAKETILTPRFYTTDFEAMAAMDIRANEAELRAILSEFRADYNRYHFVRDEEFNRSWDHIDGETRRLFIEFLERSCTAEFSGFLLYKELSRRLKDRNPVLAECFSLMSRDEARHAGFLNKAMADFGLSLDLGFLTSHRKYTYFAPKFIFYATYLSEKIGYWRYITIYRHLEKHPEHRIYPIFKFFESWCQDENRHGDFFDAILRANPQFLNDWKARLWCRFFLLSVFATMYLNDHQRAKFYEAIGLNARDYDLHVIRKTNWTAGRVFPVVLNVDHPDFEKLMDACARDHLRIARIGEGRGPLWWKRLRQLPYIVRIVVNLLRLYLMRPVDMEAQRGMVY; from the coding sequence ATGGTGACGACGCCTTCAGCTCAGACCTTGGCGGAATTGCGACCCGGGATCAAGGCGCCTGCGAAAGAGACGATTCTCACGCCTCGGTTTTACACCACGGACTTTGAGGCGATGGCGGCGATGGACATCCGGGCCAATGAAGCAGAGCTGCGGGCCATCCTAAGCGAGTTTCGGGCGGATTACAACCGCTATCACTTTGTGCGGGATGAGGAGTTTAACCGGTCCTGGGACCACATTGACGGGGAAACGCGGCGCCTATTTATCGAATTTCTGGAGCGCTCCTGCACAGCAGAGTTCTCTGGTTTTCTCCTGTACAAAGAACTGTCGCGCCGGCTCAAAGACCGTAACCCGGTGCTGGCGGAATGCTTCAGTTTGATGTCGCGGGATGAGGCGCGCCACGCGGGTTTCTTGAACAAGGCAATGGCGGATTTTGGCCTGAGCTTGGATCTAGGGTTTCTCACCAGTCACCGCAAATACACCTACTTTGCGCCGAAGTTTATCTTTTACGCCACTTATCTATCGGAAAAAATTGGTTACTGGCGCTACATCACGATTTACCGGCATCTAGAAAAGCATCCAGAACACCGGATTTATCCCATCTTCAAGTTTTTTGAAAGCTGGTGCCAGGACGAGAACCGCCATGGAGATTTCTTTGACGCGATTTTGCGGGCCAATCCCCAGTTTTTGAACGACTGGAAGGCGCGGTTGTGGTGCCGGTTTTTCCTGCTGTCGGTGTTTGCCACGATGTATTTAAATGACCACCAGCGGGCCAAGTTCTACGAAGCCATTGGCCTCAATGCCCGCGACTACGACCTGCACGTGATCCGCAAGACGAACTGGACGGCGGGGCGGGTGTTTCCGGTGGTGTTGAATGTGGACCATCCCGATTTTGAGAAGTTAATGGATGCCTGCGCGCGGGACCATCTGCGGATTGCTCGTATCGGTGAAGGCCGAGGGCCGCTGTGGTGGAAACGGTTGCGCCAGTTGCCATATATAGTGCGGATTGTGGTCAACCTGCTGCGGTTGTACCTGATGCGACCGGTGGATATGGAGGCGCAACGGGGGATGGTTTACTAG
- a CDS encoding acyl-CoA thioesterase has protein sequence MTWFVYPVQVYPQDTDYGGVVWHGRYLYWLEQARVAWLEAQGVRFRDLVAADCDLPVVELSIRYHKPVHLGDQVCIKARPRPRQGVRLVWDYELTRQAELVCTAVVTLAPLNRTTGKLYRRLPPPLAQVFPSRLETHAI, from the coding sequence ATGACCTGGTTTGTGTATCCGGTGCAGGTGTATCCCCAGGACACGGACTACGGCGGCGTCGTCTGGCATGGACGCTACCTGTACTGGCTAGAGCAGGCGCGGGTGGCCTGGTTGGAGGCCCAGGGAGTGCGTTTTCGGGATTTGGTGGCCGCCGACTGCGACCTGCCGGTGGTGGAGCTGTCCATCCGCTACCACAAGCCAGTGCATCTAGGGGACCAGGTGTGCATCAAAGCTCGGCCCCGCCCGCGTCAAGGGGTTCGCTTGGTGTGGGACTACGAACTCACCCGCCAGGCCGAACTAGTCTGTACAGCCGTCGTAACTCTGGCGCCCTTGAATCGCACCACCGGCAAGCTCTACCGCCGGTTGCCTCCACCGCTGGCCCAGGTTTTTCCCAGCCGGTTAGAAACCCATGCGATATAG